The Bradyrhizobium betae genomic interval TAAACAGGAACGTCATCACAGTGAGACCGAGCGCGATCGAGACCGGGATGCCGGTCAGCATCAGCGCAATCAGCAGCGCGAACACGGTCGCCGCGCGCATCCAGTGCGGCAGCACCACCACGCCGAACTTCTCGGCGAGGCACATGGCGAAGATCAGGATCGGCGCCATGATCAGGATGACGCCGAGCGGCGAAACCTTTCGCGCCGCGGCCCTGGTCGCGGCACCGGCCGGCTGCGGATGCAGCGCTGGCGAACCGTCGACCTCGACGCCTTCGACATGCGCCTCGTCATGATGCGGCAGATGACCGGTCCAGTAATAGGACCACGAGACCTGGAGAAAACGGAAGCACATCAGGCCGGAGCCGAGCGGGATCGCGAGATAGACGAACCACATCGGCGCTTCCAGGTCGTTGGACTGCTGGCCGGTGTGGAACATCTCGCGCACGAAGGAGGCACCGAAGGCGGCGATCATGCCGGTGAACAGCGCGCCGCAGAGCAGCGAGAACAGGATCACGTGCCTGCGCGAATGTTCGGGCAGGCGGTTGACGAGCAGATCGACGCCGACATGGATGCCGGTGCGCACGCCATAGGCGGCACCGAATTTCGCCATCCAGATGAACATGTAGATGCAGAGTTCCTGCGCCCAGGACAAGTCGAGCTCGGACAGGAACTTGAACACGGCCATCGACAGCGTCGCGAGCCAGGTCATCCCGTGCGCGGCCGCCCATCTAGAGAGGACGATCGATTCACCGGCACCGTAACGATGCACCACGGCGATGAAGATCAGGCCGGTGGCAGCCGCGATCAGCGTCGCGATCAACCACTCTTCGAGATGTTCGAGCCCACGGTTCAGCACGCCAAGCAAGTCAAAGTCCCCCCATCGATGCGAAACGGTCGGGAGTGCGCACACTCCCGACCGTTCGTATTGTTCTTCCCGGAAACCGTGTCAGTTCATCTTGACGTCGAGTTCCTTGGCGACGAGATCGAGCACTTCCTGCCCGACCCGGCCCTTCGCCCATGTATACGTCGGCCGCATCGCTTCCTGCCACGCTTTGCGGTCGGCGTCAGTCAGATAATGCAGCTTGGTCTTGCCCGCCTTCTTGATCTCGGCCAGCGCGTCCTCGTTCTCCTGGTGCGCGATCAGGTTGGTGTAGTCGGTCGCCTCGTTCATCGCCTTCTCGACCTGGGCACGGATGTCGGGCGGCAGGCCGGACCAGAATTTCGAGTTGACGATGACCGCGTATTGCAGATGCGCGTGATAGGACACGGTGATGTCCTTCTGCACCTCGTAGAACTTCTGCGTCAGGTAGTTGGACGCGGTGTTCTCGCAGCCGTCGACCACGCCGGTCTGCAGCGCCTGGTAGACTTCCGAGAACGCCATGATCTGCGGGATCGACCCCATCAGGCGGAAATATTGGTCGGCGATCTTCGATCCGGAGATGCGGAATTTAAGGCCCTTGAAGTCCTCCGGCTTCGTCAGCGGACGGTTCGACGACACCATGTGGAAGCCGTTGTCCCAATAGCCGAGCCCGGTGATGCCCTTGGCCTCCAGCTTCTGGAACAGCCACTTGCCGATCGTGCCCTTCATCGCGCTGGAATAGGTCGCGTCGTCCTTGAACAGCCAGGGCAGGTCGAGCGCCTCGAATTCCTTGATGCCGAGCGGCGCGAACTTCGCGGTCGAGGGCGCCAGCATCTGCACCGAGCCGAGCTGGAGCGCCTCGATCTCCTCCTTGTCCTTGTAGAGCGAGGAGTTCGGATAGACTTCGATCTTGACCTTGCCGTCGGTATACTTCTCGGCGAGTTCCTTGAATTTCAGCGCGCCCTTGCCCTTCGGCGTGTCGTTGGCGACGACGTGGCTGAACTTGATGACGATCGGGCTCTGAGCCTGGGCGATAGCAGGGACGAGAGCGAACGCGGCCGCGGCGACCGCAAGAAGCAGCTTGCGCATGAAGGACCTCCCCAATACCCCCTGAAAACCGGGTCTTTTTTGTTTTACGCCGTCAGTAGTGGCAGCAATCCACCACCCGAACAACTAGACCTAAGCCCAATTTGCCGCAGGCAGGCTATCTTGACGGCCGTTGCATACGCAACCCGATGTCTGCGTCCCTTCCGGGCAGCGAGCGCTTATATCGCATTGCGGCAGTCGCATCAGCCCTTGCGCTGGGCAACCATGAACAGGCGCCGGAACGGGAACAGCGTCTGCCCCGCTTCATTCTTCGGATAGGCCTTTGCAACGCGCATCCCATAGGCGGCCTCGAAGGCGGCCTTTTCCTCGCCCTGCAGGATGTCGAGATAGCGCGTCAGCCAGGTCCCCTTGGTCCATTCCTTCACGGGGTTCTCGCCTTCAAGCACCTGGAGATATTCGGTCTCCCAGATGTCGACGTTCTGCGAGAGCGGCGCAAGAAGGTCGTGATAGAAGGCCGGCCCCTCGACCGGCGGCGGGGTGACGAGATGTTCGACCTTGGACCGCCAGGGACCGTTCAGTGCGGTCTCGCCGATCAGCACATGCGAGGGCGCAAGGAAGTTGCGCGGCATCTGCACCGCGAGCACGCCGCCGGGCGTCACCGTCTCCATCACCGACGGAAACAGTGCCGCATGATTGGGCAGCCAGTGCAGTGCGGCATTGGAATAGACGACGTCATATTGCTTGCCGGGACGCCAATGGCCGAGGTCTTCATGTGACCATTCCACGTCCGGCGCAGCCTTGCGGCCGGCGGCAACCATCTCGGCCGAGCCCTCGACACCGGTGACGTTCGCATCCGGCCAGCGTTCCTTGATCAGCCTGGTGACGTTGCCGGCGCCGGCGCCGAGGTCGGCGATCGTGCGCGGGCCGAAATCCGGAATCCGCATCAAGAGATCGACAGCGGGCCGGAGCCGGTGGCCGGAGAACTTCAGATATTGCTGCGGATCCCAGACCATCGTTCTGCGCCTTTTCTTTTTCGTGTTTCCTTCGGAACAGCTCTTGGTTACCACTGCTCGTCCCGGTCGGGCAAATCGCCGCACCCGGGGCAGGCAGGAAACGAACAGCAAACGAACACCAAAAATCAAAAGACCAAAACAAGAAGGCGTGTGACCATGGACCTCGGGCTCAAATCGAAAACCGCTGTCGTGACAGGCGCGAGCATCGGCATCGGCCGCGCCATCGCCAAGGGCCTGGCGGCCGAAGGCGTGCGCGTCGTCGGCGTGGCGCGGCGGACTGACCTGCTTGCCGAGCTGGTGAAGGAGGTTGGCGGCGGCTTGATCACGCCGCTCGCGCAGGACGTGATGGCCAGGGATGCCGCGGAGAACATCGCGGCCTTCGCGCTGAAACAGCTCGGCCATGTCGACAT includes:
- a CDS encoding DctP family TRAP transporter solute-binding subunit, with product MRKLLLAVAAAAFALVPAIAQAQSPIVIKFSHVVANDTPKGKGALKFKELAEKYTDGKVKIEVYPNSSLYKDKEEIEALQLGSVQMLAPSTAKFAPLGIKEFEALDLPWLFKDDATYSSAMKGTIGKWLFQKLEAKGITGLGYWDNGFHMVSSNRPLTKPEDFKGLKFRISGSKIADQYFRLMGSIPQIMAFSEVYQALQTGVVDGCENTASNYLTQKFYEVQKDITVSYHAHLQYAVIVNSKFWSGLPPDIRAQVEKAMNEATDYTNLIAHQENEDALAEIKKAGKTKLHYLTDADRKAWQEAMRPTYTWAKGRVGQEVLDLVAKELDVKMN
- a CDS encoding methyltransferase domain-containing protein — encoded protein: MVWDPQQYLKFSGHRLRPAVDLLMRIPDFGPRTIADLGAGAGNVTRLIKERWPDANVTGVEGSAEMVAAGRKAAPDVEWSHEDLGHWRPGKQYDVVYSNAALHWLPNHAALFPSVMETVTPGGVLAVQMPRNFLAPSHVLIGETALNGPWRSKVEHLVTPPPVEGPAFYHDLLAPLSQNVDIWETEYLQVLEGENPVKEWTKGTWLTRYLDILQGEEKAAFEAAYGMRVAKAYPKNEAGQTLFPFRRLFMVAQRKG